GGAAACCTCTTCTCTTTACTAAGTTATATTCTGCTCAGAAGTTTAGGGTCTGCTCTAGCTCCCAGAcctggagaggaagaggcccctgCTCCCGCCTAAGCCTGCCCTTCTCAGGGAATCTGGGATGGACAATTTGAGATGATGATTCACGGGCTCTGGGGGCAGAGGGGACAGGCCAGGGCTTGGACACAGATGATGTGGGGGTGTCGCCCACCTATGCCTCTCACTGCCTGTGGGGGCAAATCCCCTTTTACCTCTGATCCTCAATTTCTCCATTAATGAAATGGTGCTTATACACCTGTCCACAGGCTTGATTATAATGAATAAGTGATGTAAAAGTGTCAGCTGAAAGCCGCATGCAGGGATAACAGAAGTGGTTATCATCTCCAGTGAGAAGATTTGGGGTCTTAAATCCAGAGAACTTGCTTGCCTGTAGGGCCAGGCTGAAGAAAGAAACTCATGTCCTGAAACGTCACACTCATGTCCAGGAAAATGCCAAGCTGAATCCCCTAACCACCCCAGGCCTTTCTGCCCCCTCCCACACTGGGAGAACTGCAAGCCTGGAGCAGAGACAAGACTCCAATACCCTCTAGCACTGGACGCCAAAGCATCCTGAAGCTAAGTCGTAGCATTTATCTCGGCTCCCAGCTCTTAGCACAGGACCACACATAGAACGCTTAGgtgttgcatgaatgaatgaatgagtaaatgaatgaatgagtacagGAGTGAACAAAGAAATGCCAGGGCTGTCAGCGCATCTAAAGTTTCCCtcctgacccccaggctcctaTCGGGGCCTCTCAGACTTCTTGAATCCCCACTCTACCCTTTTCACAGAAGAGCGCGACACCAGGGGTACCAAAAAGGCAAACTGGACTTTATTATAAAGTTGGCTACAAAGTCACCGCAGCACCACGAGGTGGCCACCTGGGCAGGCCCAGGCAGTCTGGCAGCCGGGTGAGTCCCGCACCAGGTACACGCACTCGCGCAAGCACACGTGTGACGCCGGCAGGTCTGCCTTCCTCCATCGGAAAGGAACGTAGCGTCTCTtcgcgccccccaccccaggcgcgGGGCGCAAAAGTCACAAGAAGGGCCGCCAGGGCGGCAGAGTCCATCGGAATTGAAATCCCGTTACTGGTGTGTAGAGAATTCTACGTGGGTGTCAAGAGCCCCTCAGGGCACAGGCTGGCCCGGGTGGGCACTGCCTTTCCCCCACCAAGACCCAGGGGTGACTTGGCCCCCAGGAGTGGAGAACTGGCCCAGGCCCATGGGGCAGTGCGGGGCGGGGGAAGTGAGACTCCCCCATTCTCCGCTTGAAATCCCATTCAAGGAAACTCACTACGAGTGAATACAGATTGAAATGGAAACTGGGATCGTTTGACgtctctaaattttaaaaagaagctccCCTCCCttgtcctcccacctccccccccccaaatcctGCAGGGCCTGGGGAATCAGATCTATCCCCCTCTGGCCCCCAGAATCCCCCCAACAATCCCGGGGGGGTGGAGAACGGCTCCACGTCTTGATGACAATATGCCATACTTGACGACGTTAAGTCACAGACTTATTCAAAACGTTGGTTCCCCTCCACTTCCatctgcagagagagagagagagagatgtaccGTCAGTTAGGCTTATTAGGAAAGACAGGCTGAGGGTGTGATGTACCATTGGCACATGGGATGGGCTTCAAATACGCTGGTCCAATGACTGATCCACCAGAGGGTCAGCAGATAAAGGAGCAGTTTGGATGAATGGAGTGAAGCTATGGCTGTGGTTTTAGAAAGGATGGAGACATAGCAAGGACTCTCTCCTGGGGCCAAGGGCTGAGTCCCATTGTCTTTCTCAAACTCCTGTCAAGTCTCACTCTGTATTCCCCTTAGGGGACAAAGAATACTGGCACAGAGCTCCAATCCTTTGTCCATCAATTTGTTGTGTAACCCTAAGCAAATTTCTTTAACTCTGGGACCTTGAttatcttcatttgtaaaatgagttgGGATAGCAGACCTAGGTCCCTCATAGAGTTAGGAAGCACAAACTATTATTCAagattcttttgtattttatccCACACCTTAACCTCTGCCCTCAAGGCCTACTTATCCAGAacttccatattattttccattaacaCTTGCTCTACACAGCAAGTGACGTTATCCTAACAACTAGAATAATAAATATCTCACTaataaaactgaggcacagagaggggaaTTTGATAGTTTAGTTCTACCCAGCACCTTGTTGGCAAGACAGGAACTCAAGTTCTTGAACTTTTTGACTGGACTCACCTTTATGGAAGCTGTCTTGAACTTGGCTCTGGAGTTGATGCAACTCATCAGTAAACCCATCATAGGGGAATGCTGAGACACCTGTCTCAAAGGCGGTTTCATATGTGGCCAGGTCCTCCAGGAAGCTGCGGTCTTCTGGGGACAGGTTGTTGCAAGGCGATGGGGCCCCTCTTGGGACCGCTGCCTCGGGATCCTCAGACTCCCATTCCCCATTGGGGTCTGGGGTAGAGAGATCCATGAAGATGTCTTCCACGGGCGTCTCTTCCAGGAACAGATCAGGGTCAGTCAGGAAATCCAGATCCTGGCATTTCCAGGGTTTCAGTTCCAGACTGAGCACAGGGGGACCAGCCCCCGACAGGGAAAGGTTAGAGTCCAGGGGCTCCAGCCCCCCGAGTGGTTCCAGCCCACCCGTGCCAGCCTCAGCTGAGAAGGGTCGGTCCATGCCCTGAGCCAACTGGCTGATCTGCTGAATGAGACGGTCTATCTCACTCTGTTCCTTCTCAGAATAGTGGAAAAAACTCTGCTTGACTGGCGAGGCCTCGGGTGTAAGCAGGCCTTCGGGCACCAGGGGGACATCCACAGAGAGGGGACCCCGGAGCTGGGCTAGGGCCAAGAGTGTGCAATCCCCATTACCAGGGCTGCTAGGACTTGGGGGCAACTTCTCATAGAGAAAACTGCATCCCTCCTGGGCGAAGTAAGTCTTGCTGGAATTGGGGCTCAGTTGTTCTGGGAAAGTTTGCCTGGGACTGTTCAGGTGTGCTTGGAATGATGTGCTGGGAGAAGTTAGCTGCTCCTGGGCAGGGCTGCTCAGAGGCTCTGGGAAGGTGGCAGTGCTGGGAAGCAGCTGGTCTGGGAAGGTGGAGGTGCAAGGATCTTCATAGCTTCTGGCTGAGGTTTCAGTCAGTTGTCCTTGTAGTGGGCTAGTCAGTGGATCTGGGAAAGTTGCACTGTTGGGCGTCAACTGATCAGAGAAGGTCACGGTGCTTGGAGTCAGCTGTTCTTGTAGAGAGCTGGACGGAGTGGGCATGTGGGTCTGGAAGGGCTCATGGAGGCTGAAGAGGAAGGCACAGCCTCCTGGCTGGTGGGGCGTGTAGGGCGGAGTGCACACAAGGTCCTTGCTCAGGTCTGCTTGGAGAGAAGGCTGAGGGCCTGACGGGAATGTCAGGTAACTGAAGCCAAGGTCTTTGGGCGGTCGGGGAAGCTCTTCTGATGTTGAGACAGCACGTAGCTCAGGAACACTGGGGAAACTGGTGCTTCTGGGAGGCCCCATGGTGAAGAGCGGATTAGGGCTGGAGCACTGCTCCTGGGAGAGAATGTTCTCCGGGAATGAGGACAACATGGTCGGGGTGCCCAGGACATAGGCTGCCTGGGTTTCTTCAGAGTTCAACTGCTGGCGGAGGCTCCAGGCCTCCATGTCActggagaggaaagaagaggcagCTGGTAAGGGTTTGGTGTCCATTCCCAGAATTCTCTGACTTGTATCTCTTCCTCCACCTCGGCCGCCTCCCAGGCCCCTGCCTTGCAGCTCACCTGATTGGGTAGTTATTGGCGGTAATGGGGCCCTCTGGACCTTCTGAATATAAAAGGCAGTAAATCCATGCCCAGCCTCCAGGCTTAGCCAGCAGTCTCACCACCATCTCTGCCTGAATATCTCCACTTTCAGCCACTGAGGGGGAAAGAAGAGATGCAGAGTTAGAATAGCCATCAGACAGCACCACCCAAACTCCCCACTTGCTGACTGACCTCTCCACTGAACTGGGGTATCCATAACACCCTCTTTTCTGACCACCCTCACCTGCGCCATTCAACTCCCCATTTTGACGTCACCACTCGGAGTCCCCTAGTTCTGGTTCTATTTTCACCTTGACTCTTTATCCTAGTGCTCACCCTATGGCATTCAAAACTGTGAGCTTCTGATATCTCCCCAACTTCAGTCTCGGTCACAGCCCTTCTTGGTCAGGCTTCCCATGCCCTTCCCCACTCCCTGTCTTTTCCTCAGCCTCTCTGGACACTCACACAAGCGGTAGTGTTGAGCAGAAGCGTGGCCCAGGTCCTCAGGGTGTAGCAGTCCATACCATGACTTACAGAGCAGCTCACTGCGCTCAAAGCCCAGGTAGATTAGGACACTGGGAAGGTGAAAAGGATGAGATCAGCTTTCTGTTTTCCCTGCTTGATACCCAGGcatctccctcccccatccccaggtcTTATATACCTTTAGATTTCATTCTCCCTGCCCCTGACTCCAGAAGCTAGGGTCCCCTCATTCTGAACTGCTTTTCTTCTGGGGTCTGAATACTCTGGGCTTACCTCTCTGAGATATCCAGAAGGGCCAGGTCCTTAGCATGACGACTCTGGAACATGGCCAGGAAGAGTGAAGCTGGGCCAggaccagggccagggccagggccagggcgggGTCTTGTCTCCAGTGGGGCGCAGAAAGCTGTGAACACAGGATTTCCTGCCCAATAGGCCCCAGGTGGGTGAGCGTGGAATCGACCTCGAATAAGCACCAGTTTGTTGCCTGCACTCTGGCGCCTGAGGGACTTGGAGGTGTTGAAGCGACAGCGGAAGAGGCGATCTGGGtgagtaaaaagaaaaactggtgaGAGGGTGAATGGCTGAGAGACAAAAAATGGGAAGGAGCAGGGCAGCAGGATGGATATTGAATTGAGAAAGAAGGGTGTTCTCACCAGTATCCAGGGCAGACGGCAGGGCGAGTTGCTGGCGCACAGTTAGGTGGTCAGCTGGATCAATGATGTCGTAGATACTGTCACCCTGGGCAACCAGGTCCACCTGGAGAAAAGTAAAGGAGAGATGAACGTTAGTGAAGGCAACAAAAGCCGATCTTTGGCATAGAGCATCTTGTAGGGTATAACTTCCCCTCCCCAGTAATTCTCAGACTCTCAGAAGGGGAAAACTCATCGTGTCCCCATCTGCACTGCAGTCCGAGCTAAAAGGATCCTCAGCACTCACCATGGAGTGGCCCAGATGCTCGCTCACACTTTCAGACAGATATAGCAGCTTCCCCTCTGCTGTGAACACAAGCAGAAATCCAGGTAGTGCTGCCACTATGTCTTCAAGCTcttgagctgagagaagccctgtGGAGCCCGCCAGAGGAGTGCCTGCAGAGTGAGAAGATAGAGTGAATCAGGAGTAAGACTGGGAAGCAAAACAGAAGTGAGAGACTTTTGGATCGAGTTTCTCATGGACCTGCTTCTGCACACACCTGTTGACCTACTGCCCACAGCTCTTGCCCGGGGAACCTGTTGCTGGATCTCTCCAACTAGCGAGCCCTTCGACTTCTAAGTCGGGGCTGAGGGTTTGGCGGGTCTGTATCTCAGGACCACGGACAGCGCTCTGGTGACAACCGAACATTCAGCACCGCGGGCAGCGCCTTGCAACCCGGCGATGCTGTCAGCACCATGGACAGCGCTTCACCGGCTGCAGACGAGCCCTTCCACGATAGCGAACAGCGGCTGTGCTTCCCCAGGCTTTGGTTGCTCTGTCCCTGCAACTTcccaagctcccctcccctgGCTCCCGGAGCGCTTCCGCGCCGGTGAGGACTGGGACCTTtctgtcctggctctcctgctcCCGTAAGTCTGGCTCTAGGGACACTATCCAGGCTCTCTAACATTTATTCAGTACTAAGGTGAGGTTTGGACAGAACTCAGGAGGCAAAGTAGCAAGTCCTGAGTTCTCCAAGTTCCTTCTCACCCTCAGCTCGCAGACACGCTTCCCTAGACCCGCGGCAGTCCCAGCGGGTTCCCTCAGCTTCCCTCTCCCTGAAGCTTCCCAGCTCGAGTCTCAGTCCCGGTTTGCTCACCTCCAGCGAAGAAGACGCCCTTGCGAGTGTAGATGCAGGCAAGACTCATAATGTGCAGGTAGGACAGCCGGACCTTGTCCGCTTCGGCCAGCGGCAGCAGCTCCTTGAGGTTCCGGATCTCAGCGTTGATCTGGTCGCGGCGCGCCTTGGAGGCGCCCTTGGTGGAGCGGTACATGACTAGCGGCTGCGGAGCTCCAGCTCGGGCGCTCCGAACACCTGCGTTTCTGTCCCGACGCACCGGTGGCTTCCTCCTCCTTGCTTTCCCGTCTCTCGCTcaggctctttctctctctgtctctcctctcctggGCTCCGCTCGGTTGCGCTGCCCCTTTCGCCTGCCTGGTTCCGCCTTATATAGCTCCCGTCAGGCGTGGGGGGCTCGCTTTAGAGAAAGGGGGGGGCGGGAGGCTGGGCTAAGCAAGCTGCAGCGGGAGCGGCTGGCTGAGGTAGGGGGGAGCGcgctcctcctccctcccaggcTTCCGACGTCATCCCGTGACGTAGAGCGAGAGCGGGAGGggtgccggggggggggggggggggacggaGGCTGCAGAGGGGGGCCACGGCTGGCAGCAGCCCAGCCCAAAGGCAGGCGCTGCTTTAGAAAGGCCTGAAAGCGGGTGCAGGGGCCCAGGTGTCCGAGTGTATTCTGCtgaagggccagggccagggttgAGGCTATCTGAAGCCCCTGGCAGGAGAGTCTGAAgagggcgggggggcggggagggagtgTGCTGGTCTGACAACGATTTTTCTAAGGAGGTAAGGGAATGGAGAAGAGCTGAGCGGTACTCAAATTCCCCCTCCTATTTGCCAAGGGTCGAGTTcgtctggggcaggggtgggggcggggaaggaTCTTTCTTGGCCTCTGTAGGATAGGCCACAGCCAGGGTTTCTCTCTAGGGATGACTCAGTCTGGGATTCCCTTAGTCACTTTCAAAGAGCAaatctcctccccctcctttccAAACCCGAGGCTTGGTGATTTCGCACGGGGGTGGGGCGGGTCTCATGGGGGTCTAAGTCTCTGGGATGGATGGGGAAAGGGTCCTGAGGTCCTGAGGGGTAGGAACCAGCTGAATTTGGCCTTGGTTCTATTTTCCCACAGTCAGGAATAGGAACACCTACACCAACGCAGCAGCCTGCAGTGACTCTCCGTTTCTCTGTCAACTAATTAACCTCAACCACCgatgggagaaactgaggcagggtcCCAGGGCCTGGTGAGGATCTGGgtttatcccttcccccactgCCAGCCCCCAGAGCCAGCGGCTCCCCTCTCCCCGCCCAGATTGCAATCCCCAGTCTCCccgcgggccgggggcgggggcgggaccgGGGGAATCCCAGCTCCATATTAGGACAGGAATCCTCCGGCGgcagccgcggcggcggcggcgggcggggccTGACTGCCTCCGCACGGCTCCCGAGGGCTCCCCCCTGCCTTCAGCTGGGAGGATGGGGAAGCAGCAGAGACGCGAGGGGACCGTGCCAGACCCTCTGCGCGATCCATGCACATACCAGAGACCCCTTTACTCGGGCAGGCTGTCCACGTTCCTCTCCAACCCCTGCTCAGTCATCGGCGGTAGGATTCCTCGCTGTCTCTCCTTCTTCAGCTCTCCATATCCTAACCCCTCGCTCCCAGATAGTTTCTTATCTCACTGCCTTCGTGGTGGTCTATCTTAGCTTTACGTGCCCTCTACTCCTCAAACGTTCCCCTTCTGCTCTCTCCAGTCTCTCTTCTTTGTCAACTTTCTCTCCCGCATCATGTTGCTTTTGCCGTATCTCCCTCTTTTCAGCACTCATGGGGTTTGAAGGGTGCCTTTGTTTCCCCCaaacaaaggagaaggaaatgagctAGGGGACGTTTTGTCTGAAATTGAATTCTGTGGGATAGGAGTGTATGTGAAATCACTTGAGGGACTGGGGATGTGGCCACTTAAAatttcgggggtgggggggagggattGGCCTGATTATAGAAAGTCCCAGAGGAAGCATGGAGGTAAATTTTGACACCAAGGGGTCTTCACTCTTCATGGAAAAGGGTGGTGGATGAGAGGTAGAGTGGGAGGAGGAGACCCAGGTGAGAAGAAGACTGCCATAGAAGCAGGTCTCTGGGGCCCCCATCCTGACCTCTGTGCATTTTGGCAGAGGTGGGGGCTATCCACATCAACCATCCTGTATTCAGTGGCACAAATGAGATGGAGGGAAGGGGTGTGACTGTCTGTCTGCCTGCTACTATCTCTAACCCTATTTATCTGGGTGACAGAAAAAAGGTTCCTTCAGAAAGCAGGTCTCCTCCACTTTCATCTCTGTCTGACCCCTGACGTACCACACACCCCTAGATCAAGCTTCTATTTGGACAAGCCCTTAAAGatctcctgaagtaggaaatggcaacccattcagtatttttgcctggaaaatcccatggacagagaagcctgatgggctacagtccatggggtcacaaagagtgggatgtgTACACACCACCATTTATCTTTGGACCCCGTTCTTGTATGAGAATCCCGGGCAGGGTTCCTGTTTCCTCCACTCACTGGTCCTCTATCCCTGACTGAGAGACATTCTTATTGTTCCTCTCCATGCCAAGAGGTATCTATTGGTTGGGTCCTGCTGGTCTCCACAAGCAGAGCAGACCCGCGGTGAAAGAATGGCGCACTCACCGCTGTCCATGGTTCTGAATCATCACCAGCTATGTCATATGGACCATGGATGGGTCTGCCCGGGACGTTAGAGTTTGAGTCCATACAGACTTCACAGTGAGGCCCCAGCTGGCTGTCCCCGTCTCCTCTGAGAATGAATAAGGGAGTAGATTgtagcggggtgggggggggggtggtgtaaGAGATTTCTGAACCGTAGGAATGAAGTAAATGGGGAGGGAACTGAACCTGAAAAGAGCTCTTGGATTTTTCCAGAATGGACTGGAGGTGGGGTCAGGGGAGGAAATCTGAAAGAGAAGGGCCTAGAAAGGGACAAGGGAGGGTGCATAGAAGGGCTCATCCTAGTTCGCCCACTCTGAGTCAAGTTGAGAAGCTCTGTATGCCCCAATGTCTTCTCTCCCCAGGCCAACTCCCACTCCCTTTGCCTCCCACCTCCGTAAAACTATTTTTAACTGTGAAGAACCAAAAATAGCTTGGCAGCAGCTTCAGGCCGTGGGAGAGGAGCTATTTATATCACCAGTGATGATTCCAAAATAGCAAGCAGGAGGAGGGGGGCGGCTGGCACGCTAGAGAGCTCCTGGCTGCTGCTAAAAATACTGGCAGTGTGAGTCATCCTGGCCTGGCTGAGtcaccccactccctccccaaGCAGCAGGCAGCAGCAACAGAACAGGCTAAGAATTGGAAGTCTGAGATGGGGGAGGTATCAGAGCCCATTGACTATAGGAAAGTGGGCAAGGGAGTGAACTGAGAGAGGGGCTTTGGGGGCAGTttgtagaagaaataaaaggagcagGAGCCACCCACCTGAACCGTGTGTGAGCCCACAGCATCTCCAGCTATGCACTGCTGCTTAGTGATGCTTGGGCAATTGAGGGGAGGGAGCCAGGCTGTGagaatgtgcatgtgtgtctgtctgtcctttTGACTGTGACTGTATTTGTAGGTTTCTGTGTGCCTATTTGCATGTGTCTTTGTAGCTGTGTTTCTGTAGACCTTTTAATCTGTGCATTTGCTTATGTCTGCATCTATGTCTGTCTTTATTAAAAGTGTCTATGACTTCCTGGGTTCTACACAGTTCTATGTTTGTgcctatatgtatttatatgtttgCAGCTTTCTGTGTGCCTCCTTGCCCATGTTTGTGTCCACCTGAGGTGACTCTATGCCTTTCTCTCTCAGCATCTGATGATGTGTGTGGGTTTACATGCATCCCTAGCCTCAGTGCACCTTCTGTTGCTCAGATGTCACTTGTTGGGCTCTTGAACCATTTATACCTTAATCACCTCTCTCCACCTAGCATcttcccttctctccagcccttggGACCCCAACCATTTGTGAAGGTCTCTGTTGCATGCATTCTCTAGCTAAAAGGTGGAGGAAAGGAGCCCCATATGACCTCTCCCTTTTCTCTTGAACCATCCTGAATCGTCCCTGGCCTGCAGGAGTAAGTGGTTTTGCATCACTCCATATTTGGGGAACTGAGGGAAGAGAAGGGCTTTCtttagttctaaaaaaaaaatttctggtgTGGGCACAGGCATGcgcagcatgcacacacacacacaactgaaagagagaatgagagagagaaaaaaaatatcaaggtCCCTTCTTTACTGAGACAAGCTCGCATCTGTTGCCATGGCAACCCCGCCCACTCCTTCCCCGAAAAATCACCAAGAAGAGGTGATGGCATCGAGGAGGGattggttgatttttttctttattattttttccgaAAAAGGGCTTTTTATAGCAAGAACAGGCCGTGAGATCCCTTGCCCATGTCTTATATGGCTTTATTGGGGACCTGGGGGGGGGACATCACCCCTCAGCTTCTATCAGAGAGGAGAACGTATAGCTTTTCCAGAGATACCAAGGAGGGTGAACTCCTGGGAGGGAGATGGAGGGTGAATGAGGAGtctgtttctttaaaatagtATGGAGGCTCCCGGTTAAAGCTGCTCTTCTAGAGACTCGGGGCAAGGATCTTGACAGAGGACTGTCAAAATGTATCCTGTCTGACTGTGGACAAATGTGTCTAAAAGAAGGATAGAGAGagatggggggagagagagaatatatgaatgcatgaatgagtgaatgaatgagtcacTGGATGGGTCCTCAGAACAGATGACAAAATGCCAAAGGATGCGAGCTATCAATGGCGGTCAGGCCAGACAGGTAGACAAGATGGCTCAAGAGAGACCCATTATGGCGAATGGTGGTGCTGCGACTCACCGCCAGACCACAGGTGTGCCTACTTGACTTGGACCCCAAGGAAACTGGGGACATAGCTGAACAGCATAGGAGAGAACTGAAGCTCATCTTTCCAAAATCTAGTCCCAGCCCAAGTCTCAAATGCATCCTCTAAAGCCTGGCCACCAGCCACTGCAGCCACATCACTTTCTTGAGTGAACTGTAGCCTCCTGCCAAATGACTGGATGGTGGAAAGAAGGGATTCCTCGTTTCCTCCTGCTCTTGGCTTGCTGCATAAACGGGGTCACTTGGGACTGGAGGCTGGAAAGCCAGACCAAGAATCTGATTTTAGAGAGAAACACCTCCTCCCTTCCAGCTAGCTGCCACCATCCTCAACAGGCAAGGGCATGGCCTGAGGAGGGGGTTAGCTCTACTTGACATGTTAgaataaagacatgaaaagagTTCGGATTTGCTCTGACCTGTTAGACCTGTTCTCAGGACAAATCCAGTTGGTATTCCTATACTCACTTCATAGACTGTCaaactgagcctcagagacaATGATTTACTCAAGGCACACAGCAAGTCATTGGGAAAGCTGGGTCTTAACCCCAGCTCTTGTCCCCAAGTCCAGGCTCTTTCTCTCACAGCTTGGAGTAGAGCGGAGGTCTATCTGACCTGCATGCCAAATCTAACTCACTGAGTgcttttgcaaataaagttttattaacacACAATCACTTGTTTACATATTGTCTTTGGCTGTCTTCACCCTACAATGGCAGAGTCGAAcagttgcaacagagaccacGTGGCCTGAAAACCTAACATATTTACTAACTGACTCTTAAcagaaaaaatactttcttttggAGTAGAGGATGAATTCACACTAGGAATATCTTTGCttgcccctctctctctctcacctagAAGCTCTCTGGGCCCAGGGCATACTATAATGCCATTTCATCTCCTTTCACTCTTCTAAATGTTACAGGGCAGTAGTGTCTCTGTACTCCTTAAGAGTGAAGAGATTGGGAAGCCCTATGGGCTAGGTCCTTACTGGCTTCTAGTCCCTCTGTAGCTGTGTCAATGTAGCCTTCCCATGCAGGAGTGATGTTCCACATCCTATTCCCATGACAACATGAATTGGAGTTAGCAA
Above is a genomic segment from Dama dama isolate Ldn47 chromosome 2, ASM3311817v1, whole genome shotgun sequence containing:
- the NPAS4 gene encoding neuronal PAS domain-containing protein 4 — translated: MYRSTKGASKARRDQINAEIRNLKELLPLAEADKVRLSYLHIMSLACIYTRKGVFFAGGTPLAGSTGLLSAQELEDIVAALPGFLLVFTAEGKLLYLSESVSEHLGHSMVDLVAQGDSIYDIIDPADHLTVRQQLALPSALDTDRLFRCRFNTSKSLRRQSAGNKLVLIRGRFHAHPPGAYWAGNPVFTAFCAPLETRPRPGPGPGPGPGPASLFLAMFQSRHAKDLALLDISESVLIYLGFERSELLCKSWYGLLHPEDLGHASAQHYRLLAESGDIQAEMVVRLLAKPGGWAWIYCLLYSEGPEGPITANNYPISDMEAWSLRQQLNSEETQAAYVLGTPTMLSSFPENILSQEQCSSPNPLFTMGPPRSTSFPSVPELRAVSTSEELPRPPKDLGFSYLTFPSGPQPSLQADLSKDLVCTPPYTPHQPGGCAFLFSLHEPFQTHMPTPSSSLQEQLTPSTVTFSDQLTPNSATFPDPLTSPLQGQLTETSARSYEDPCTSTFPDQLLPSTATFPEPLSSPAQEQLTSPSTSFQAHLNSPRQTFPEQLSPNSSKTYFAQEGCSFLYEKLPPSPSSPGNGDCTLLALAQLRGPLSVDVPLVPEGLLTPEASPVKQSFFHYSEKEQSEIDRLIQQISQLAQGMDRPFSAEAGTGGLEPLGGLEPLDSNLSLSGAGPPVLSLELKPWKCQDLDFLTDPDLFLEETPVEDIFMDLSTPDPNGEWESEDPEAAVPRGAPSPCNNLSPEDRSFLEDLATYETAFETGVSAFPYDGFTDELHQLQSQVQDSFHKDGSGGEPTF